The DNA sequence AGATTGTCTATGGATACTGGGGAACTTCAAATACCGAAGACCTGGTTCTCTGTCGTATTGATTTTGAAACCGTTGACATTCACTGTCATGGAGGCATGGCGGCGGTGAATCGAATCCTGAATGATTTAGAGGCCCAAGGCTGTGGCGTTCTTACCTGGCAAGCATTGGTCAGTCAGAAAGCGACAGGCCTGGAACTAGAACTCCAGGAAGCTCTGGCAGCGGCTACCACGTTTCGAACAGCAGAAATTCTCCTGCGTCAATCTCAAGGCTTATTACGATCCGCTTTCGCAGCACTTCTGCCCGGGGAACAGAGCCCATTCGACTCGGAACATCTGCAATCTCAGATTCAGGATCTGCTGCGCTGGAAAGAATTGGGACAACACCTGACCCGCCCCTGGAATGTCGTACTCGCCGGTCGCCCCAATGTCGGAAAATCCAGTCTGATCAATGCGATCCTGGGCTATGAACGGTCCATTGTTTTTAACGAAGCGGGAACGACCCGTGATGTGCTGACAGCGACAACGGCGCTCTCCGGCTGGCCGTTTCAATTTTCTGATACCGCAGGAATTCGGGCAGAAGCGGAACAGTTGGAGGCCGCTGGAATTCAGCGTGCAGAGCAGATCCTGAACGCCGCGGATGCCCGCGTCATTCTGATCGATATCAGCCAACCTGCTCATCCAGATGATCACCGACTGCTCACTCAATGGCCCGAGTCGCTGATCGTGGCTCATAAAGCCGACCTCCCCGAATGCTGGGGCGCGCCACTTCCTCCACAGGCGATTCGGATTTCTTCAGTCACAAAAGCGGGGCTTGATGTGTTTCTGGAGAAACTGGTGGAACAACTGATTCCCGAAGTCCCTGATCAGGAGACGGCACTTCCGGTCACATCACGCCAGATCGAACTTTTGGAACAGGCTGCAGCAGCGCTGGATGCTGAAGACCAGCAGACGTACACACGGTTAATCAAACAGTTGCTGACAGAGGTTTAACCCCTGTCAGCAACTCAAGCTGTCTTACTGCTGTGCTTTCAAAGTCTGCTTCCACCGATGCAGGGCCATCATCAGATTTCCCTGCGTCCATAACAGGGGCGTAATATCATTGGGAACGTACTTTCCTTTTTCCAGAAAATACGACTCAGGACAACGATAAGGCCCAAAGGGACACTCAGATGTCGTCAACTGATTCAAAGCGCGATCGAGGTGAAAACGCTGCTTTTCGAGATCAGCATCCTGCCCCGATTCCAGAAACCGCTGGCCGAAAATCACCGACATGATGGAATCGAAAATGCACCACTGGGCTTCCTGCCCCGGTTTCAGATATTGATCCCGGCTGGCCTGATCATCACTGAAATCGCTCGTGCGGTCATCCTCGCTGAAGACTTCTTTGTAATCAGCACACCAGTAAGAGTCTCCCAGATAGCGTCGGATTCCGTAATCCCCCATCAGGTGCGTTCTGACATCTTCCAGAATCGTGTCTGCCAGCTCTCCTTTGACCAGCCCCAGGGGAAAGATCAGGAACAGCAGTGCCCCGTCATACTTGCGGGCCAGCAGAGGATCGGACTGAATGCATTCGGCCGGCAGAATCTCTTCAAGAGTCGTCTGCCCCTGTGCAATGAGTGAGTCCAGTATCTCGGGTGTCACCTGAGTCTGCTGATGCTGCAGGTCATCCCAGTTATCGCTGGAATTCAGATATTCCTTCAGAGCGATCAGCCCGCTGACCACAGTACCAATGCTGGAGGCTTCAATCTTGCGTGCTTCTTCCCAGTGGCCGCTATCTGCATCTTCCCAGAAACGGATGGCTTCGAAATAGCGCACGAATGCCGCCAGCAATTCGAGAGATTGAGTGGACGCCGTCAGGTGTCCCTGTTCCAGCATCAGGCAGTACAACCAGACAAAGTATCCCAGTGCGTCGTTCTGAGCATGAGCCCATTTTTCGTCGATTTCACCCAGCGTGTTTCCGTCAAAACGGATATGGGGCCGCTGCATCACTTCTTTGGGATTTGCTTCCCCCGAAATGATCTTATCGAAACGATCTCGATGCTTGAGAAAATACTCTGTCAGCGTGGCGACTGCTTTGCTTGCTGGTTCCGTTTTCCCCACGGCATTCAATGCATGAGCGACATGGATATTATCCCGGACCCAGATGCTCTGATATCCCGTCGATTCATGGGCGATGGCTGCGGGGAACAAACCGTTCTCCAGAGCAGGGAACGAGAACGTCTGCTGAGACTCAAGAAATGAAAATAACTGATCCGTCTCTTCGATTGTCTGTAATGATTCTTTCAGGGCAAGATAGCTGTTGTCATCCATGATGATTCACCTGACTTCTAAAAACGAGTTGAGCGGACTGTTCCTCTGAATCCGTTCTCCTGGGATTATAACGGCGCCGCGCTGCGCGCCTCGAATTGTGAAACAATCGCCGTCAAATTGCAACGGCAGGACTCCAGGGAAACCCCTGATTCTCTGTTTCCCAAAAACAACATGGTTGATTTCTGGCAACATTGGCTAGAAGCCCATATTCAAGCAGTCATTTCTGATGACAGGAATGTCTGCCGACAGAATCATTCTAACCGGCAAGACCCTGCGCTCAGTCATCTGAAGTAATGAACCGTGGTTTGCATCTGAGGCTTCTTCCTCAGGGGTACAACATTTGCAATTCTCATGAAATGACTGCCGTTTTTCTTCTTCACCTACTTCGATCGAGTGGTAGAACTCCATGACCAGTGTCATACGATCTCGTCCAATCAGTATCTGTCTTTTGCTGCTCCTCTTTTCCGGACTGGCCATCGCACGCTGGAACCGGCAGTATTTTTTCAGCCCCGACAGTGCCCGTTACGTGATCATGGCCCGTTCCCTCGTTAACGGCGACGGTTACCGGGAGATTGATACTCCGGGAGCCCCTCTCTATGCGCACCGCCCCCCGGGTATGTCGGTCCTGCTCATGCCTGCGGCCTGGATCGCGCCTTACGATGCCATTGCCGCCAAAGCCACCGTCCTGCTCACCACTCTGCTCCTGCTGGCTTTATTGTACTATTACATGGTGTGCCTCAGTCAGTCGGAAGAACCAGAAGACCTGACTGATAAGCAACTTATTTACGGCGCCCTGCTGATCACATTTCTGTTTGCAGTCAATCCATTCACGCTCTTCTACTCGACGCTCATCATGAGTGAAATCCCTTTCACGGCCTGCACTCTGGGGATTCTCTATCTGATTGCCGTCAGACCAGAACAGCCGCGCAAACGGGATCTGTTTCTAATCACTGCATTACTGGTCTTCCTCCCCTTTCTCCGCACGATCGGGATCGCCATGGTACTGGCTGTCGCCTGCTGGGCAGTGGTCCGAAAATCGCGCTGGCCCTGGCTGGTGGGAGTGGCCTGCTCAATAGCTGCCTCCGGACTGTGGATGCTACGCAATGCGGCACTGGGGAAAAGCGGTTACGCCAGTATCGCCGTCAACGAAATCAGATCGCAGGGAGTCATCGGCACAGCGTTTCGCATGTGGGAACGCATGAGTGCTCACTTCGAGAATTTTGGACAACAACTGCTTCCCAATATGCCTGGCATGCGACCGATCTACAGCGGCATGGTTCTTGATGAAATCATCACCTTGCCGGGACCAACCTGGCTGTACTATCTGATGACGGCAGGAGTCATCGCTGTCGCCTGCTACGGGATGCTTTATCGCCGAAATCGTGGCGGAACTGTTGCCCTGGGCTATCTGGTGTTCAGCGTGGGCATCCTCTCCCTCTGGCCCTGGATGCAGGAACGCTTTATGCTGCCTCTGGTGCCTGTCGTTCTAGCATTTGTTCCTTCAGGTTGGGCTGCCCTGAAACGGCACATTCAGGTTGCCCGTCCTGTCACCGGTAAAATATTTGCAGGTGGGTCTGCGTTCGTTTTGTTTCTCTTTGTCGGTTGTCTCTGCTGGACTGACACGCAACTGGTCCACGCCAATCTGAAGATGGTCTGGCAACCAGATCAGTTATATGACGAAGAGCTGCCCTCCAACGGATTCAGTAACTGGACGAAAGCGGGAGCCTGGCTCAAGCAGAACTCAGAACCCTCAGACCGGATCATCACTCGTCAGGCAGCCATTGCCACAACGGCTCATCGTTTTGAAATGCTGGCGTTTTTTGAACTCGTCAGTCCTGACAAGCTGCATGAAAGTATTCAGAAATTCTCTGCACGATATCTGACATCGTACGACAAAGAGATCGTTTCCGCCTTCCCGTGGTACCTGCTCGACCAGGATCTGGTCTACCGGTTCAACCCTGTCTACGACGAGCAAGGCGTCTTGATTCTCAAAGTCGAGCCAAATCGGAGTGGCACCATTCGCCAGAAATACTGGCAAGCCGGTGAATCACTGGAGATCGCTCGACAGGCCTATGAACAGTTCCCCCACCGCTCGACCTTCCAGACAGCTCTGGCGCAAGAGATGTTCAAAAATGAAGACTATGAGGAATTGATCGGATTCATCAAACAGCTTCAAGAGCAGCAGGTAAAAGATGTGAAACTCACCTCTCTGCTGGGCTGGTGCTATTTTAAGACCGAACAACATCCGAAGGCGATTCAGGAATTCCAGCTCGCCCTGGGCATGCCCGGTCAGAAAATGATGCGCGGTGACCTGATCCGGGGAATTGAGCTGTCACATAAATATATGGCTAATCAGCAAGAACTCTCACCGGAGGAAGCAAATCTTAAAGCAGCGAAGAAATCGTTGCAGCTCGCGCGAACCTGGTGGGAATACTCGCAGATCGACAAAGCGGAAACGGAGCTGCATCATGCCCTGCAGAGGGAATCTCTGGAATCTGAAACCCAGGCAAAAATGCAGACCCTGCTGGCGAAAGTCTATCTGGCTCAAGGACGGGTGGCTAAGGCGACTGAGCAGTTAGAGCTCGCTCTGAAAACAGCCCCGACAACTGAAAAAAGTGAAGCGCATACACTGTTGGAGATGATTCAGCGGGAGACTCTTGTCGAAAATTTCTTAAAAAGTCCGAGAAAATATCCTGTTGATAAAACAGGACACGACGACGTTCCGCTTAAGGAAGAGATCCTGCAACTCGCTCAGGAATACGAAGACTTTGGTGTTCCCGGAAAATCACTGGCTTTAATGGAACGTGTAAATACTGCATTCCCCAAGCAGCTGGAAATTCTCAAGTTACTTCTTAAGTATCAGCTGCTGTATACTCTCACACCGGAAGCGGAAGAGACTATTGCACAGCTCAAAATCATCGCCCCCCAGGAGCAGGGGCTGTCAGAAGCAGCGAAAAAAATCGAAGCGCTGAAGCTGGTTCCCCGTTTCTGAAAAACAACCATCAACAGCATTGCATATGTCCACCGGCTTTCATTCCGGCATGCGCGGCTGCAGAGGGTAGACTATTCATATCTCAATTCGTTGCGGGCCAGGAACGGGGGAACCTCTTATGGAACTCTGGATTGATGGCTGGCTGGATTATCTACTTGACGCCTGGCGGACTGCAACCACCGCCGAGTACCTGAAACTGATGGTCGGCGTTATTCTTATCGGAGGCTTTTACAGCATTCGCAGCAGCAAAGTGAGATGACTAACTCTCCTGAGTGACTTCTACACGCCACTGCTCGCCGGCATACGCGACGACATCTCCCGGTGCAAGCTGTTTACGACGCCGTGTTTCTACAACGCCGTTCACAGTTACTTCACCTGCCTGGATGACAACCTTGGCATGTCCACCGGTGCCGACAGCGCCTTGCTGTTTCAGAAACTGATCCAGTCGGATCGGGGGACGTTCCTCATGTGACATTACTTATCTCCCGTCTTGACTGCACGCTTTTTCTTCTTTTTGGGCTGCCAGCGCTGCAGTAGTTCCTTGAGCTCCTCGGCTGTCGGTGCCTTGAAAGTCGGATCCTGTGGATGGGTGGAAGAAAGTGCGTCGGTATCTCCCACCTCCTTCTGCCAGGTTTTCAAAGCCGTCAGTAGATGGTCTGCCTGCTGCTGGTAATCGGGATTGCCGAACAGGTTGCGGGTCTCTGCCGGATCGTCCTGCAAATCGAAGAGCTGTGTTTTGTTAATCTGCGGATAAGTAATCAGCTTCCAGCGACCATCGCGGGCCGAGCGCTGCACGTCTTTGTAAGCGGTGCATAGCGTTTCTCGAGTCCGCTTCTGCTCACCTGTGATCACTGGCCACATACTTTGGGAATCCAGTCCCTGTGGTACCTGAGTCCCGACCATTTCACAGACCGTCGGAAAAATGTCATATAAGTAGACCAGCGCGTCGCTCTGCCCCTGCGGGATGCCGGGACCACTGAAAATCAGGGGAGATTTCATACTGTGTTCGTACAGACTTTGTTTCCCCATCAGGCCATGACTGCCTACCGCCAGACCATGATCGGATGAGAAGATAATGATGGTGTTGTCATACTCCCCACTCTCTTTGAGTGCAGTTAACAGTCGGCCGATGTGTCCATCCAGTCCGGTAATGTCTGCATAGTAATCGTGGAGGTGCTTTCGGATCTCTGATTTGGTACGGGGAAAGCCAGCCAGCAGTTCATCCCGGACCACCTGCTCTCCATTATTGAAGGGATGCAGGGGGAGATAGTTTGCCGGCAGAGGCATAGATTCGCGCAGATAGAGGTCCATGTATTCCTGGTCTGCCACTCGCGGATCATGCGGACAGGCGAATGCCAGGTACATGAAGAACGGCTGATCGTCTTTCCGTGTCTTCAGAAACTGGATCGCATCGTTCACGATCTCCTGACCGGGCTGTCCCAGCAGACGGGCCTGTTGATCATTCACATATTTCGTCGTATCGAATTTTTTGTGAATCAATGCCGCAGTATTGCCCTGTTTGCCGTGATGGTAGGTGTAATACCCGGCTCCTTTCATGGAATCAGGGAAATTCGGTTTGTCAGCCGAGGCATAGCGGCCGGTCCAGCGAAAGTAAGTACGGCCACTGAGCAGCATATTCCGACTGCAGACACAAACTGCCCCTGAGTTGCTACCCAGACAGTAGGCATTGTTGAAGACAAACCCGTTGCGCACCAGCTGGTCGAGATGGGGAGTCTTGATCAGAGGGTTACCCAGTGCATGTATCGTGTCCGCCCGTTGATCGTCCGTAAACAGGAACAGAATGTTGGGTTTTTCTTTCGTGGCGGCACTGAGACTGCTGCCGAACAGGGGAGAAAAACAGGCCATCAACAGTAAAGCGAAAGAAACTCGACAGCGAAAACTCATGATTGCCTCCAAGATTGAGCGCCGATCTGGTATTCTGGCGGGAGCATGAAACACTGAAAATCAGTAATTCGAACGTCAATATATAGCAAGGACTAACCAAATGCCAGAAGCAGCCCCCGCGGCCACATATGATCCCATTAAAATGATCAAACCCCGTCGAAAACTGACTGGGATTTCCGCTGTCCTGCTCCCCTATCTGGAGTCGGGTGAAATTGACCGTGAGTCGCTGAGCGCTCATGTCGCCCGTACGGCTGATCTGGGAATCACCCCCGCCGTGAATATGGACACCGGTTATGTGAATCTCATCGATGAACCTACCTTCATCGAAGTTCTGAAAATCACCCGTGAAACTCTCAACGGGGGCTCTTTCGTCGCGGGTGCGTTTGTCGGCGATCAGACCGGGGCGGCCTTCGATGCTGATGGCTACCAGCACAAGATTGATCTGATCCAGGAGTATGGCGGCACGCCGGTCATTTTCCAGTCCTTTGGACTGGTAGAACAGACTCCGGAACA is a window from the Gimesia benthica genome containing:
- a CDS encoding sulfatase-like hydrolase/transferase, with protein sequence MSFRCRVSFALLLMACFSPLFGSSLSAATKEKPNILFLFTDDQRADTIHALGNPLIKTPHLDQLVRNGFVFNNAYCLGSNSGAVCVCSRNMLLSGRTYFRWTGRYASADKPNFPDSMKGAGYYTYHHGKQGNTAALIHKKFDTTKYVNDQQARLLGQPGQEIVNDAIQFLKTRKDDQPFFMYLAFACPHDPRVADQEYMDLYLRESMPLPANYLPLHPFNNGEQVVRDELLAGFPRTKSEIRKHLHDYYADITGLDGHIGRLLTALKESGEYDNTIIIFSSDHGLAVGSHGLMGKQSLYEHSMKSPLIFSGPGIPQGQSDALVYLYDIFPTVCEMVGTQVPQGLDSQSMWPVITGEQKRTRETLCTAYKDVQRSARDGRWKLITYPQINKTQLFDLQDDPAETRNLFGNPDYQQQADHLLTALKTWQKEVGDTDALSSTHPQDPTFKAPTAEELKELLQRWQPKKKKKRAVKTGDK
- a CDS encoding glycoside hydrolase family 15 protein, translated to MDDNSYLALKESLQTIEETDQLFSFLESQQTFSFPALENGLFPAAIAHESTGYQSIWVRDNIHVAHALNAVGKTEPASKAVATLTEYFLKHRDRFDKIISGEANPKEVMQRPHIRFDGNTLGEIDEKWAHAQNDALGYFVWLYCLMLEQGHLTASTQSLELLAAFVRYFEAIRFWEDADSGHWEEARKIEASSIGTVVSGLIALKEYLNSSDNWDDLQHQQTQVTPEILDSLIAQGQTTLEEILPAECIQSDPLLARKYDGALLFLIFPLGLVKGELADTILEDVRTHLMGDYGIRRYLGDSYWCADYKEVFSEDDRTSDFSDDQASRDQYLKPGQEAQWCIFDSIMSVIFGQRFLESGQDADLEKQRFHLDRALNQLTTSECPFGPYRCPESYFLEKGKYVPNDITPLLWTQGNLMMALHRWKQTLKAQQ
- a CDS encoding RNA-binding S4 domain-containing protein, with translation MSHEERPPIRLDQFLKQQGAVGTGGHAKVVIQAGEVTVNGVVETRRRKQLAPGDVVAYAGEQWRVEVTQES
- a CDS encoding GTPase encodes the protein MTPHPPNQLQQPCQAALLTPRGRGAVATIRVQGGTSALNALVNSCFHAVNRKPLIEQSVNQIVYGYWGTSNTEDLVLCRIDFETVDIHCHGGMAAVNRILNDLEAQGCGVLTWQALVSQKATGLELELQEALAAATTFRTAEILLRQSQGLLRSAFAALLPGEQSPFDSEHLQSQIQDLLRWKELGQHLTRPWNVVLAGRPNVGKSSLINAILGYERSIVFNEAGTTRDVLTATTALSGWPFQFSDTAGIRAEAEQLEAAGIQRAEQILNAADARVILIDISQPAHPDDHRLLTQWPESLIVAHKADLPECWGAPLPPQAIRISSVTKAGLDVFLEKLVEQLIPEVPDQETALPVTSRQIELLEQAAAALDAEDQQTYTRLIKQLLTEV